One Anguilla rostrata isolate EN2019 chromosome 15, ASM1855537v3, whole genome shotgun sequence genomic window carries:
- the LOC135240648 gene encoding transmembrane protein 198-B-like — protein sequence MTTMLQTPAFKLALLPSPWSPERLYSCEDKIERRYDIIPSVICSMCCVFGIIYCFFGYRCFKAVMFLTGLMFGSIIIFVLCYKERVMETQLSVEASAGIGLGIGVLCGLVTMLVRSVGLFMVGLLLGLLVAVAGLAVAEEFYHPRTAWVPLGALLGSGMLFAVLTLQWQRCFTTLSTAAFGAAVIAVTVDYFAEMLLAVRYLYERVVAARRRPVCWLSWAVLGLWPALALLGVIVQWKVTAEGYSHTEVIISRQQRRVQLMRIRQKEERREGRKKKKKQQRHHHSQHTHAPKLHPEPTYRRKPTPIRRYDGDVLSPSYIQSFRDREEGRRSYPPGRLVSGTHTVVDLDYECGSTVPLTASAGPAMRV from the exons ATGACAACGATGCTGCAGACGCCGGCCTTCAAGCTGGCCCTTCTCCCGTCTCCCTGGAGCCCTGAGCGCCTGTACAGCTGCGAGGACAAGATCGAGCGCCGCTATGACATCATCCCCTCCGTCATCTGCTCCATGTGCTGCGTCTTCGGCATCATCTACTGTTTCTTCG gCTACCGCTGCTTCAAGGCGGTGATGTTCCTGACGGGCCTGATGTTCGGCTCCATCATCATCTTCGTGCTGTGCTACAAGGAGCGCGTGATGGAGACGCAGCTGAGCGTGGAGGCCAGCGCGGGCATCGGCCTGGGCATCGGCGTGCTGTGCGGCCTGGTCACCATGCTGGTGCGCAGCGTGGGTCTCTTCATGGTGGGCCTGCTGCTGGGCCTGCTGGTGGCGGTGGCCGGGCTGGCGGTGGCGGAGGAGTTCTACCACCCGCGCACGGCGTGGGTGCCCCTGGGCGCGCTGCTGGGCTCGGGCATGCTCTTCGCCGTGCTGACGCTGCAGTGGCAGCGCTGCTTCACCACGCTCTCCACCGCCGCCTTCGGCGCCGCCGTCATCGCCGTCACCGTCGACTACTTCGCCGAGATGCTGCTGGCCGTGCGCTACCTGTACGAGCGCGTGGtggccgcccgccgccgccccgtcTGCTGGCTCAGCTGGGCCGTCCTGGGCCTGTGGCCCGCCCTCGCCCTGCTCGGCGTCATCGTCCAGTGGAAGGTGACGGCCGAGGGCTACTCGCACACGGAGG TGATAATCAGTCGCCAGCAGCGACGGGTGCAGCTGATGCGGATCCGtcagaaggaggagaggagagagggaagaaagaagaagaagaaacagcaACGGCACCACCACTCCCAGCACACGCACGCCCCCAAGCTGCACCCCGAGCCCACCTACCGCCGAAAACCCACCCCCATCCGCCGCTACGACGGGGACGTGCTTTCCCCC AGTTACATCCAGAGTTTtcgggacagagaggaggggcggCGGTCGTACCCTCCGGGCCGGCTGGTCAGTGGAACCCACACCGTAGTGGACCTGGACTATGAGTGCGGCTCCACTGTGCCCCTGACCGCCTCAGCAGGGCCCGCCATGCGGGTGTGa
- the desma gene encoding desmin a, which yields MSRSYASSAQSASSYRRTFGSGFGLPASLSRSVLSGRGSGSSKMASRTYEMTKSSSYPSYSSYRASSSSGYGGGAAAASSRSYAGLGETLDFGLADAMNQDFLQTRTNEKAELQHLNDRFASYIEKVRFLEQQNQTLVVEIERLRAREPTRVADMYEDEMRDLRRQVEALTNQRARVEVERDNLADDLQKLKLRLQEEILQKDEAENNLAAFRADVDAATLARLDLERRIETLQEEIAFLKRIHEEVLLRVQAYSLGWHVQPDLTAALRDIRAQYEGIAAKNISEAEEWYKSKVSDLNQAVTKNNDALRQAKQETMEFRHQIQSYTCEIDSLKGTNESLMRQMREMEDQHGREAGGFQDAIARLEAEIANMKDEMARHLREYQDLLNVKMALDVEIATYRKLLEGEESRISIPVQAYSSLSFRETSPEHQRSSEVHSKKTVLIKTIETRDGEVVSESTQHQEDVM from the exons ATGAGCCGCTCGTACGCCTCCTCCGCCCAGTCCGCCTCCTCCTACCGCCGGACCTTCGGCTCGGGCTTCGGCCTCCCCGCCTCGCTGTCCCGCTCCGTGCTCTCGGGGCGCGGCTCCGGCTCCTCCAAGATGGCCTCCCGCACCTACGAGATGACCAAGAGCTCCTCGTACCCGAGCTACTCCAGCTaccgcgcctcctcctcctcgggctacggcggcggcgcggcggccgcctcctcccgctcctACGCCGGCCTGGGCGAGACGCTGGACTTCGGCCTGGCCGACGCCATGAACCAGGACTTCCTGCAGACGCGCACCAACGAGAAGGCCGAGCTTCAGCACCTGAACGATCGCTTCGCCAGCTACATCGAGAAGGTGCGCTTCCTGGAGCAGCAGAACCAGACGCTGGTGGTGGAGATCGAGCGGCTGCGCGCCCGCGAGCCCACGCGCGTCGCCGACATGTACGAGGACGAGATGCGGGACCTGCGCCGCCAGGTGGAGgcgctgaccaatcagagggccCGCGTGGAGGTGGAGCGGGACAACCTGGCCGACGACCTGCAGAAGCTCAAGCTCAG atTGCAGGAGGAAATTCTTCAGAAGGATGAGGCTGAGAACAACCTGGCCGCATTCAGAGCT GACGTGGACGCCGCCACCCTGGCGAGGCTGGACCTGGAGAGACGCATCGAGACCCTCCAGGAGGAGATCGCCTTCCTCAAGAGGATCCACGAGGAGGTCT TACTCCGTGTGCAGGCGTACTC ACTCGGATGGCATGTCCAACCGGACCTGACCGCAGCGCTGCGGGACATCCGGGCCCAGTACGAGGGCATCGCCGCCAAGAACATCTCCGAGGCAGAGGAGTGGTACAAGTCCAAG GTGTCAGATCTGAACCAGGCCGTGACTAAGAACAACGATGCCCTGCGTCAGGCCAAGCAGGAGACCATGGAGTTCAGGCACCAGATCCAGTCCTACACCTGCGAGATCGACTCCCTCAAGGGGACC AACGAGTCTCTGATGAGACAGATGAGGGAGATGGAGGACCAGCACGGTCGGGAGGCCGGAGGCTTCCAGGACGCCATCGCCCGTCTGGAGGCCGAGATCGCCAACATGAAGGACGAGATGGCCAGGCACCTGCGCGAGTACCAGGACCTGCTCAACGTCAAGATGGCCCTGGACGTAGAGATCGCCACCTACAGGAAGCTgctggaaggagaggagagccg AATTTCCATTCCTGTGCAGGCATACTCCAGCCTCAGCTTCCGAG AAACAAGTCCGGAGCATCAACGCTCATCTGAAGTCCACTCCAAAAAAACAGTTCTGATCAAGACCATCGAGACTCGCGATGGAGAG GTCGTCAGTGAATCCACTCAGCACCAGGAGGACGTCATGTAG